A region of the Romboutsia hominis genome:
TGTCATTAGGCTTATAACGCCTATAAGACTTAATACTAATATTATCAATCTTATCCTTATCTTATTCATAATTATTTCCCCCTCAAAATATTTCTATTTTGAGTATATCCAATCTGCACTTTTTTATACTTTTGCATTTGAATTTTAAATTACTTTATATCACACATAAGAATTCTATTTTTAATTTGTTTATAAAAAATAGAAATTTTTTTATTTTGTTACAATAAAAAAAGAAGGTTTTACCTTCTTTTAAATTTCTTTATTATTCACTGTTCTTTCTATCATAAAGTTTTCTGCTTTTTCAATATGCTCTTTAGCATATTTCTTAGCAAGTTCATTATCTCCCTTTTTTATTGCATCTACAATAGCTTTATGTTCATCTATTATATTTTTCACTGTTTCATAATCAGCTATGTATGTCTCTCTAAATCTGTATACTTGCTCCCATAAAGAATTTATCAACTGATGAAGTTTTTTATTGTTAGTTGATTTAAATATACACTCATGAAATTCTACATCTTTTTTAAGAAGGGCATCAACATCTGAGCTTTTAGCACTTTCTTCAAATTCTTTCGCTATTTTTTCAAGTTCTTTTATATTTTCTGGATTTATTCTTTCTGCTGCTAAAGATGATGCTAACCCTTCTAGTGTTGCTCTTATTTCTAATACGTCTATTATATCTTTTAATGACATATTAGCTACATAAGCACCTTTTCTAGGTAACATAACAACAAGCCCTTCTAACTCAAGTTTTCTTATAGCTTCTCTAACTGGAGTTCTACTTACGCCTAACTGTTCTGCTAGCTGAACCTCCATTAATCTTTGTCCTGGATTTAACTTTCCTTCTACTATTGCTTCTCTAAGATTTTCAAATACTACATCTCTTAGTGGCTTATAATCATCTAGATTTAATTTAGTTAAGTTATCCACAAATTTCAACTCCTTTTTCACTACTGCTTACAACATATACTTGAGAATATTGCTGTAATAGTATGTCTTTACACTTTAGTGCATTTTCAGATTTATCAAATAATCCAAATACTGTAGGTCCACTACCACTCATCATAGAACCTAAAGCACTATTAGCCATCATTATTTCTTCTATTTCATTTATTTCCTTATGAATTTTACTAGTTACATTTTCTAATACATTTGACATATTTTTTGATAAGGAATCTATATCCCCTTTTTCTAGACACTCAATTAAAAGTTTATTATTAGGTCTATTTTCTATATTATTTAAGTCTAAACCTTGATATACATCTTTTGTAGACACAAATAGGTTAGGCTTACATATAAGTATACTTATATTTTTAGGCAGCCCTTTTATGTAACTAAGTTTTTCTCCAATTCCTTCTGCTAATGCAGTTTTCCCAGAAATACAGTATGGAACATCTGCTCCTAACTTTAAACCTAGCTCCTGTAACTCTTGCTCTGTTAAATTTAATTTCCATAGTTTGTTAAGTCCAACTAATACTGCTGCTGCATTTGAACTCCCACCTGCCATACCTGCTGCTACAGGTATATTTTTCTCTATAAATACCTCAATCCCTTTATTTATATTGAATCTTTGCCTTAAAAGTTCAATAGCTTTGTATACTATATTGTCATTATCTAGTGGTATATGGCTACTATTACTCTTTATAACGACGTCATTTGTATCTAATTGCTTTATCTTTATAACATCATACAAGTCAATTGTCTGCATTATCATTTCTACTAGATGGTACCCGTCGTCTCTTTTTCCTAGCACATCTATAGATAGATTAATTTTTGCTCTACTTTTTAATTCTATAGAATTCATCATATCCTCCTTGTATATAGTATAATGTATTCTCAGCTATTAACATTATACTACAAAAAATAAAATAATAGGGGATTGTCCCCCCTATTATTTTATTTTTTACAATATATTTTAATCTGCTAAAACGACCTTCTTTTCTAATATTAAACATTTTCCTGGTCTTAATGGTTCATCAACTTTTATCTCATTAACCTCTGCTATCTCTTCCTCTGTAGTATTATATTTCTTAGCTATATTCCAAAGACTATCTCCTTCTTTGCATATATAAACTATTATACTTGGAGCCTTAGATAAATCATAAATTCCTAAATCATCACCTTTTATTATAAAACTTTCTGATTTCTTATCTATACCCTCTATAAATCTCTTTATTTTCATATTAATATCTATTTCATCTCTATTTAAGTCTACATCTATTTTTTCTATACTAACTGTATTAAATACCTTACAAGTATCTGTTAATCTATCTATCTCTATATCATGTTCAAAAGGAATTTCTTCACTTATTCTATAAACCATTTTTAGCCCTTCCACTGGAACATAAAGAATATCTACTCTTACTATACCTTGGATAACACTCTTGTTATCTTCTATATAAGCATTTTCTATTGATATTGATGGACAAACACTAACTATATCCTTTATTTGTATATCATCTTTATCATTCTTTATGCTTTCTTTTACAACAAAATTTTCTGTTCCACTGTATAATATTTTATTTACATCTATAGCTCTATGATCAAATTTTAGTATTTTTTGAGGAGAGTACGCATCTTGTAATACCTCTCTCGTAGTTTCATCTGTTACTTTAACTTTACTACTAACTGTGCAATCTATATCTAGTATACCCGTATTACTATCTCCATTTTGCTTAAATGTATGGTTAAAATCTCCCATAAATAACATAGCTTCTTCTTTCATACCATCACAAGCTCCAGGAACCTCTATAAATTGTGTAAAATCTATACCAATTCTATCTAACTCTACTAGTTCACCATCATATGTACAAGCCAACGGGTTTACTTCTAGTACCCCACCAACGATTACTTTATTGTCTGCTATCCTAGTTTCTTTTATCCTAGCATTTGGATTTAAACTTATTATAGATTGTATTTCTTCTGTATTAACATTTATAGTATCCCTTATTACACTTTCTGTTCTCTCTATACCTATAATGTCTTGATAACTTATCTCTTTTCTATGTTTTTGTATCCCTTCAACTTGAGATACATCTTTAACTATATCTAATCTCTTTTTGTCAAATAAGCTACCTCTTACATTCATAAGAGCACCAACTTTTATCTTTCTTTCATTCATAATAGTACAATCAACATGTTCAATTTCAGGATATAACATATATTCCATGTCTTGGACTATATTATCCTTTTCTATAACTTCATTTATATCAATTCTTCCATCTACACTAGAAACAGTATTTTTATCATCTGTTATATATATTACATTATAGTTGAAACTTCCTCTACAATGTATTTTGCCATCTGCCACCTCTATTTTTTTAATTGCTATGTAACCTTCTGTTTTTATAATGTCATATACATCTGCTTTTTTATCTGGTACAACTACCTCTGATTCTATAAACGTTTGAAATTTACCGAAGTCTATTCTATTATCTACTTTAATTACATCTTTAATTAATTCCATCTTCGTCCCCCCTGTATTAAATAAAACTATCACACTATATTTATATTTAAGGAACAAAAAAAAAATTACACCTATTTTTGATAGGTATAATTTTAACTTACACTTAATTTATCTTGATGTTTAAATACTTTCAACTTTACGTTAGATGTTAATAAATCAGAGTAACTGTAAGATACTCTTGAATAACCATTTGCTTCGTCATATATTTTTACGACAAATACACTTGGATAAACATTTTCTAGTATCCCCTTCTTAGTAACAATCTGTTTTCTTCCCTTATTTGCCTTAAGTAAAATCTTTTTACCTAAGTGCCTCTCTAAGCTAGTTCTTATATTATCTAGCGTTTGAACAGTGGCCATAATATCACCTTCTCTTAAACGATTATATGTTTACATAATATCACATTTAAGAGGTTTTGTCAAATGTTTAAACTAATTATTTTATATATTTTTGATTAAAAAGTCAATAGTATTTTTTAAAATATACAATATAATTTGATATTATTTTTAATAAATTATAGACTTAGGCATAGCCCATCTAAATTTACCTCTTGTTTCTGACCCGCCTATACCCTTCATACCTGTAACAGTTTGCTCTATTACCTCTTCTATTGGTACTATAGTATCTATTCTTGAGCAAGCTATTTTTTCTACCACAAAAACTGGATCTAGAGCATGTATCATTATTCTCCCTGGAGAGCTTGCATAATTTGCTCCTGCTTTGATTAACTGTTCATAATTTGACTGGCATGCTCCAGCAAATATAACTAAATTATCTAGATTAGGTTGCCACTTTCTAGCTTGTTTTACTGTTTTAATAAAATTCATAGAGTTTTTATAATTGCTTAAATCTGTAGTGTTACCTTTTTTAGAAGTTAAAGCATCATGACCAGTGATTACAAGTATATCTGGATTATGTTTTTCTAACAGTGCTCGTACTTCTTTATACTGATTAGGCTCTGGTATAGCAATTCCGACTGCCGGTATTCCTAACTCTGTATAAACATCTAAGCATAGTTTTAGATATTCTTTATCTCCATCAATTTGAAGGACCTTTCCTGGCATACCATAAACATTTGTATTCATTTGTAATTTCGGAACTGCCCTATTCATCTTTTTTTCTCTTTCCTTTGCTTTTCTCATTGATTGAGATATTAAGGACTCTACATTTTTATCTAATAAAACATCTCTTATATTTGGTAATCTTACTGCCTCTAAATCATCTATTGGTGCATCAGCTAATATTCTAAATGCTACTCCTTTTAATATTGCCACTTTTTCATTTTTTTCATCTATGCTAAAAGCTATTATTTTAAATACTATATCTTTCCCATATGATTTTCTTACTACTATATCTCCTATATTCATATTCGTCCTCCCTAATAACTGTTATCTTAATCTATATTATGTTCGATACTTTTTTTTGTTCCTTAAGAATAAAAACATTTTATTGTTGAAAAATTGGAAAGATAATGTTAATATAATATTAAACAAATGCTTATCGATATAAGCAAATATTTATTTCAGGAGATAAATATGACTGATAGAGAAAAAGAAATTTTAGATATTTTGAAAGAAAATCCTATGATTTCTCAACAAGAACTAGCGGATAGACTATCTATAACTCGTTCTTCCACTGCAGTACATATAACTAACCTAATGAAAAAAGGTTATATCAGGGGAAAAGGTTATATATTAAATAAAAGTAATTATGTAACTGTAATCGGCGGTTCTAATATGGATATTCAAGGGTCTACTAACTCACCTCTTGTTATGTTTGACTCTAATCCAGGTAAGGTTGATATATCTTTAGGTGGTGTCGGGAGAAATATAGCTGAAAATATGTGTAGATTAGGGGTAGATACTAAGCTTATTTCTGCCATTGGAAATGATTTATATGGAAATAAGATACTATCAGAATGTAAAGGACTTGGAATAGATGTTGAAGATTGCTTTGTTTCCAATGAAATGCCGACTTCAATATATGTTTCAATATTAAATGATTCTAATGATATGCAAGTAGCTATATCTCATATGGACATTTTAGAAAAAATAGATACTTCATATATAAACTCAAAACATCAGTTTATTAATGAGTCATTAGCAATTGTAATAGATACAAATTTATCTAAAGAGGCTATAGAATATATAACCTCTAAGTATTCTCATATTCCTATATTTGTTGATACTGTTTCAACAGCAAAGTGTATGAAGATAAAAGATATAATAGGACGATTCCACACTGTAAAGCTAAACAAACTTGAAGCCGAAGCTTTATCTGGAATAGAAATAAATAATTTAAAAGACTTAGAACTTTGTTCTAAAATCCTATTAGATCAAGGAGTAAATAAAGTATTTATTACACTTGGAAAAGATGGTGTATTTTCTGCAGCTAAAGAAAATTCCATTAAATTAGATGGAGTAAAGGTTGATATAGTTAATGCAACAGGGGCAGGAGATGCATTTACAGCTAGTTTAGTGTATTGTCATATGAATGATTTTGACCTAGAGTATACAACTAAATTCTCTGTAGCATCATCAATAATAGCGCTATCACATAAAAATACAATAAATCCAAATATGTCTGTAGACAATGTTGAAAAAATACTTAAGGAGATGATTTTATGTTAGAAAAATATTTACAAGTACATCCAGAAGTTAAAAAAGCTATAGAAGCAGGGGAACCAGTAGTTGCATTAGAGTCTACTATAATTTCTCATGGTATGCCATATCCTAAAAATGTAGAAATGGCAAAAAACGTAAGTAAAATAATAAGAGAAAATGGAGCAGTTCCAGCTACAATTGCTATCATAGATGGTGTGTTAAAAGTTGGCCTTACTGAAGAAGAAATAGAATTCTTAGGAACAAGCAAAGATGTTGTTAAAGCTAGTAGAAGAGATTTACCTTTTATTATATCTAAAAAATTAACTGGTGCTACTACAGTAGCTACTACTATGATATTAGCTGATTTGGCAGGAGTTAGAGTATTTGCCACTGGTGGAATTGGTGGAGTTCATAGAGGAGCAGAAAAAACTTTCGATATATCTGCTGATTTACAAGAATTAGCTAATACAAATGTTGCTGTTATATGTGCAGGAGCTAAATCTATATTAGATATAGGTTTAACATTAGAATACTTAGAAACTAACGGTGTACCTGTAGTAGGATTTGGTACAGATGAATTCCCTGCTTTCTACACAAGAAGAAGTGGATTTGGTGTTGACTATAGAGTAGATTCTTCTATGGAAGTTGCTACTGCTTTAAAAGCTAAATGGGACTTAAATTTAAAAGGTGGTATGGTTATAGGTAATCCAATACCTACAGAACATGAAATGGATTATGATACTATAACAAATGCTATAGAATCTGCTTTAAAAGAAGCTGAAGAGAAAAATATAGCAGGTAAAAAAGTTACTCCTTTCTTATTAGATAAGGTTAAGACAATAACTGCTGGTAAGAGTTTAGATTCTAACATAGAGTTAGTTTATAACAATGCAAGAGTTGCAGCTCAAATAGCGAAAGACTTAGCAGACATAAACAACTAATATAGTACCATTAGATTATTATTGACTTAGGTATTAAAACTATTAATTTTATAATAATATATCTAATAATTTATTATACTTAAAATGCACATTAGTAAATAATGTGCATTTTGTTATGTTATAGAATTAAAATTTTCTACATTATCAAACTTATTGTACTTGGAAAATCATATTACTTCATATCTAATTCTTCTTTAGCTAATTTAGGTACGTCGTTAATATTTACTTCCTCAAAACTATCAACCCCATAGATATCTTTTTTTCTCTCCAGTACCTCCAACATGTACACATATATATGCACCTTTCTTCAAGTTTTTATCTGCATAAAAACTTACCTTAATTGACTTACCTTTTTTGTTATAGGCTGTTGTTTCATATTTGTATATCCAAGGATTTTTTTCTTTGTTATTTTCAATCACACCATCTTGTTCTATTTTTACAAAATACTTATCAGTTCTAATTGATGTTCTCATTTCATCTAAAAAAAAGATCTTTGTTTATCTTAACCCCCATATATATACCTAGTGTTAAGATACCTATAATAATTATACAAATCAAATTTTTAAAATAATTCTTTTCTTTTTTCAAAATTATTAACTCCTTTATTATCTATTTTTTCTTTATTTGATTACAATATATTATTATTCTAAAATCAATATATTTTATTGTTTTTTCAATAAATAATATATATTATTAACTAGATATAAAGTTACGAAAATAAAAAAGAACATATAAATATATCAATTATAAACAATCTTCTGCAAACATATTTAAAGCACTAACTAAAAAAGGTTACTCCAATAATTCAAAATCATCAGAGTAACCTACATATTAATCTTCTTTTAAGTTAGGTATTACTTTTTTTATTTCTTCTATTTGATGCCATGTTCTTTCTAGACTGTTTTCAGATATATAGCTTTTTACTTCACTTAAGTTTGTAAATTCCTTTACTGATAAGTCATCCTCTTCGTTCATGTATCTTAGAATAAACATAAATTTACCTTACTTTCCACAACACTTCTTATATTTCTTTCCACTTCCACATGGACAAGCGTCATTTCTTCCAACCTTTTCTTCTTTAACAACTGTCTTAGATGTCTTGTAAGCTTTTTGTAATTCTTTTCTCTTAGCTTCTGGTAATATTTCATTCCAGCCTGGTAAGTTATATAACCAATGAGCTTCTACAGCTACCATATTGTAGTATAACTTTTCCCAATCTATATCTAATTTTATAGTGCTATCTGCTTCTATAGTTTCTAATGTTATGTCTTCTTTTAAACTTTCACTTATTCCATCTATGAATCCCATGAAGTATTCAACTGATGTATTGTACTTAGCAGCTAACTCGCTAACTACACCTTCTACAACTTCTTGCTTATTATTTAATAACTCGTTGTATATTGAAGCTTCTACCTTTAAATAATCTTCCCAGAACTTTACTTCTGCTTCTTGACTTTCATGGTTATCACTTAAGTTTCTCCATTCAGTATATAAACTCATACGTTTTTCCTCCTAAAACCTTCTATAATATAATTATTAGATTAACTCTTCTATTATATCACAATTAAATAATTCTTTTAATACTTTTATAGCATACTCTTGGTCTATAAAGAAAGGGCTACTTGCTATAGTTATAACTTTGGCACCTTTTATTAATTCCTTTATTTTAGATACTCTCTTATCATAAGAAATATACTCCATATCTTTAGAAAATATGTCTAAATCTATATCTAGCACATACTCTCCTTCTATATCCATTTCAAATCCATAAGAACTATCAATTATTATTACTTCTGAAAAAATATTGTGCTTTAATGCTGGTTGTATAAAGTTACCTACATTAAGTACTTCATTTGTATATCTAAATACATCATCAAGACTATTCATGTCTACATTGTAATTTTCAGGTTCCCTCATATCTTTATGTTGGTCTACATGCACTAGTTTACAACCTTTTTTAAACTTATTTGATTTCAAGCTATTTATCCAAAAATAAAAAGCATGGTTGTGGTTATCGAAAATATAAATGTCCTTATCTTCTTTTTTATAAAAAACCATATTTTTAAGACCCTTAGCCTTTATCTCTTTATCTTCATCAATCTCATTAAACACTATTTCTTCACCAACAGCAACATCTTCTAAAGTACCTTCGATTAATGACGGTACAAATATACTTTTATTACTTCTTTCCTCATAAGAAAATATATTATTTCCCTTTGGTCTATCTATATAAAATCCTTTGTATCTATCCATAATATCTCCTTTTATTTTAATTTATTGTCTAAATTATTATACTATATAGTTTACATTTTTTTATTTTCTAATTACCTACCTTTTATCTTACACTAATGTAATCAATCTGTTATCTGTACGTAAGGCTTTTTTTGTATATTTATCTTATAATATGTATATAGAAAGAACAACTTATTTAAATTTTAAAATATCAATTATTTAACATAGACTATTAAATATTTTAGGAGGAATTATAAAATGATAACATTAATATTAACAACAATATTTTTAATACCTTTAGCTTTAACATTTTTAGCTTACGCAACAACTAATGGTTTTTGTGTTAATCCTATGCAATATAATACTGAAGAAGATTCTATAGACTTAATAAATCTAAATAGTGTTTTATCACTAAGTTTTGATAATAACTTATAAATTAAAAAGTGAAGTACTTCAAGATTATTAAATAATTTTGAAGTACTTCACTTTTTTAGATTATATAAAAATATTTCATATAATTTATCAAATACAATATTTTTTATTTAACGAATAAATTCCAAGGATGTTCTTGTGGTGGTTCACAAACAAACTCCATTCTTTCCTTTGTCGTAGGATGGTCTATTTCTATTTTATGAGACCATAAAGCTATTTGTTGTCCAACTTTATTTACATCTTGTCCATATCTTTGGTCTCCAAATAGAGGGTGTTTTCTACTTGAAAATTGTACCCTTATTTGATGAGGTCTTCCTGTTTTTAAGTCTATTTCAACTAAACTAAATTTCCCCTTAGTACTTAAAGTTTTATAACTTAATTCAGCATTCTTTGCTTCTTTATGGTCTTTTTTTACTACACTAACCATATTAGTTTTCTTATTCTTATAAAGATAATCTTTTAAAGTATCACTTTCTTTATTCATTGTTCCATGTATAACTGCCCTATATGTTTTTTTTAAAGTTTTAGTTCTTACTTGATCAGATAATCTTGAAGCAGCTTTTGATGTTTTGGCAAACACCATAACTCCACCGACTGGTCTATCTAATCTATGTACTAATCCTATATAAACATTCCCTGGCTTGTTATACTTTTCTTTTACATATTGCTTTAAAAGATTTACCATATCTTTATCATTTGTATCATCACCTTGAGATAGTATATTTACAGGTTTTTCTACTACTAGTAAATGGTTGTCTTCGTATATGACTTTAATCATTACTTAGACTCCCATCTTCCAAATATACCACATGGTAATACCTTCCCATCTTTAGATGCAGGTATACCTATTTCTCCACCATATATTTTTCCACCTTTAGCTTTCTTAGCTACTGTAGCATCTAATATATGTTCAAGTATTATTGGTGATAATCCTGTTGTATATGAGTTTATTAAGAAGAATAAAGGTTTGTCTGATAATACTTTTGTACATAATTCAACTAAACCATATAACTTATCTTCTATTTGCCATACTTCTCCCTTTGGTCCTCTTCCGTATGAAGGTGGGTCCATTATTATAGCATCATATTTATTACCTCTTCTTATTTCTCTTTCTACAAATTTAACAACATCATCAACTATAAATCTTACTTTTCTATCTCCTAAACCTGATGTATGTAAATTTTCTTTAGCCCAAGTTACCATACCTTTAGATGCATCTACATGGCATACTTCTGCCCCTGCTGCTGCACAAGCTACTGTTGCTCCACCAGTATATGCAAATAAGTTAAGTACTTTTATTGGTCTACCTGCATTTCTTATTTTATCCATTGACCAATCCCAGTTAGCTGCTTGTTCTGGGAATAATCCTGTATGCTTAAATCCTGTTGGACTTATATTAAACTTTAATTCTTTGTAGCTAACAGTCCATTTCTCTGGGTACTTTTTTTTATGCTCCCATTGTCCTCCACCTCTACTACTTCTGTGGTAGTGTCCATGAGGATTTTTCCATAATCCACTTTCATGTGGTATTGGCCACATAACTTGAGGGTCTGGTCTTCTTAAAACTATATCTCCCCAACGTTCTAATTTTTCCCCGTTACCCATATCTATAAGTTCATAGTCTTTCCATTTATCTGCTAATAATAACATTTATGTCCTCCTAAAATTTTTATTCTTAATCTATGTATTATATCATATATTTAACTAATATTTTCGGTATTTTCAATACTTTATATACTTATTCTTATGTATATATAATTTTATTTTTTATTAATTTTATTTAGTTTCCTAGCATATTCTATATAATAATTGATTTTTAATAGGGGGCGATTTTATGATGAGAAATTCTCAAGTTGGATACAACTGTATATATAATTTGTTGCATGTAAAATTTAATGAAGACTTTGGGAGAGATGGAAAATTTTCATACGATTTACAGTATCCTTCTTTTTATGCTTTTAAAAATACATATTTTAAGGTTAACCCTTCTATACTTTCCCAATTAAATAGTACTATAAAGGCCAATGTCAATGACTTTAAGGAAGGAACCTTAAAAGAAGAAGAAGAAATGGATAGAAAGTTTAATATTATGTCATGCTATGCTGTTACATTTAATAAAAACTATGTACTAAGCTCAATATTAACACTTAAAGGATTTGTAGAAAATGAAGGCCTACTTTATAACCAACTTAATAATTTTAATATTGACTTAAATAATGGAAAAACTATCTACCTTAGAGATATTTTTAAAGAAAATGTTGATTATATAACACTTATTACTAACTATGTTAATTATAAAATAAGTCAAAATAGAGATTTATATTATGAAAACTACGATTTATATATTCCAGAAGATCAGGCTTTTTATATAACAGATGACGGAATCGTTATATACTTTGAGTTAGATGAGATAGCACCTAAAGATATAGGAGTACCTAAGTTTAAAATGTCCTTTGAAAAATTTGCCCCTTACATTAATCCTAGGTTCTTTTGTTCTCCTCAAAATATTAACACTTTAAATAGTAGACACTTTAGATATTACCTTAGAAAAAATATGTAATTACAAAAAGAGTATGACGAAGTCATACTCTTTTTAAATAATTTTTGTGATTCTTAATGAGTAAATCCATATTTTTTATTTTCTTGTTTTTTACCATGAACTAATACATTGGCATTATTTAAATCATTTATAGCCATTTTTAAGTCTCTTATGAATAATTCAGCCATATCATGACTTAAGTCTGCTCTACATACTATACGTTGTATTATTGTATTTTGTAGATTAATTGGTAATGGATATGCTGGTATTTGCCATCCTTTCATTGCTAATCTATCTGCTAAATCATATAATGTCCATTCTACATTTACATCATCTTTTAATCTATAACATACTATTGGTAAATTTTCTCCATCATTATAGATTTTGAATAAACCAGTAGCTTCTATTTCTCTACTTAAATACATTGCAACATCTTTTGTACGTTGATGTATTTGTCTATATCCTTCAAATCCAAGACGTAAGAAGTTATAATATTGTCCTATAACTTGACTTGCTGATCTTGAGAAGTTTATAGCCATAGTTGGCATTGATCCACCTAAGTAACTTACTTCAAATATTAATTCTTTTGGTAAGTATTCTTCATCTTTCCATATTACCCAACCTATACCTGGGTATACTAATCCATATTTATGACCTGATGTACTTATTGAAACTACATTTTTTAATCTAAAGTCCCATTCAAGCTCTGGATCTATAAATGGTACGAACATACCACCTGATGCACCATCTATATGTATAGGTACTGATATCTTAGCTGTTTTATTGTATTCTTCTAATAAAGCATCTAATGCTTTTATATCATCAAATTTACCTGTGTATGTTATACCTAGTAAACCTACTACACCTATTGTATAATCATCTACATAATCTAACACTTTGTCTACATCTAAACTCATGTGTTCTTCATCCATTGGTACTAAACGCATTTCTATATCCCAATATACACAGAATTTTTCCCAACAAACTTGATATCCTGAAGATATTACTAAGTTTGGTTTCTTAGCATTTACATCTATTCC
Encoded here:
- a CDS encoding DUF3298 and DUF4163 domain-containing protein, whose protein sequence is MMRNSQVGYNCIYNLLHVKFNEDFGRDGKFSYDLQYPSFYAFKNTYFKVNPSILSQLNSTIKANVNDFKEGTLKEEEEMDRKFNIMSCYAVTFNKNYVLSSILTLKGFVENEGLLYNQLNNFNIDLNNGKTIYLRDIFKENVDYITLITNYVNYKISQNRDLYYENYDLYIPEDQAFYITDDGIVIYFELDEIAPKDIGVPKFKMSFEKFAPYINPRFFCSPQNINTLNSRHFRYYLRKNM
- a CDS encoding UPF0489 family protein, whose translation is MDRYKGFYIDRPKGNNIFSYEERSNKSIFVPSLIEGTLEDVAVGEEIVFNEIDEDKEIKAKGLKNMVFYKKEDKDIYIFDNHNHAFYFWINSLKSNKFKKGCKLVHVDQHKDMREPENYNVDMNSLDDVFRYTNEVLNVGNFIQPALKHNIFSEVIIIDSSYGFEMDIEGEYVLDIDLDIFSKDMEYISYDKRVSKIKELIKGAKVITIASSPFFIDQEYAIKVLKELFNCDIIEELI
- a CDS encoding glutamate decarboxylase; amino-acid sequence: MLFSRKDRLGDKYDTPVFGTIESGSEVAKDVLGKDSIAPNVAYQLIKDELMNEGNARLNLCTFCQTYMEPEATKLMAETLEKNAIDKSEYPQTTEMENRCVSMLADLWNAPEDMKYIGTSTVGSSEACMLGGMAMKFRWRNRAKEAGIDVNAKKPNLVISSGYQVCWEKFCVYWDIEMRLVPMDEEHMSLDVDKVLDYVDDYTIGVVGLLGITYTGKFDDIKALDALLEEYNKTAKISVPIHIDGASGGMFVPFIDPELEWDFRLKNVVSISTSGHKYGLVYPGIGWVIWKDEEYLPKELIFEVSYLGGSMPTMAINFSRSASQVIGQYYNFLRLGFEGYRQIHQRTKDVAMYLSREIEATGLFKIYNDGENLPIVCYRLKDDVNVEWTLYDLADRLAMKGWQIPAYPLPINLQNTIIQRIVCRADLSHDMAELFIRDLKMAINDLNNANVLVHGKKQENKKYGFTH
- a CDS encoding class I SAM-dependent methyltransferase: MLLLADKWKDYELIDMGNGEKLERWGDIVLRRPDPQVMWPIPHESGLWKNPHGHYHRSSRGGGQWEHKKKYPEKWTVSYKELKFNISPTGFKHTGLFPEQAANWDWSMDKIRNAGRPIKVLNLFAYTGGATVACAAAGAEVCHVDASKGMVTWAKENLHTSGLGDRKVRFIVDDVVKFVEREIRRGNKYDAIIMDPPSYGRGPKGEVWQIEDKLYGLVELCTKVLSDKPLFFLINSYTTGLSPIILEHILDATVAKKAKGGKIYGGEIGIPASKDGKVLPCGIFGRWESK
- a CDS encoding RluA family pseudouridine synthase — encoded protein: MIKVIYEDNHLLVVEKPVNILSQGDDTNDKDMVNLLKQYVKEKYNKPGNVYIGLVHRLDRPVGGVMVFAKTSKAASRLSDQVRTKTLKKTYRAVIHGTMNKESDTLKDYLYKNKKTNMVSVVKKDHKEAKNAELSYKTLSTKGKFSLVEIDLKTGRPHQIRVQFSSRKHPLFGDQRYGQDVNKVGQQIALWSHKIEIDHPTTKERMEFVCEPPQEHPWNLFVK
- a CDS encoding SEC-C metal-binding domain-containing protein, translating into MSLYTEWRNLSDNHESQEAEVKFWEDYLKVEASIYNELLNNKQEVVEGVVSELAAKYNTSVEYFMGFIDGISESLKEDITLETIEADSTIKLDIDWEKLYYNMVAVEAHWLYNLPGWNEILPEAKRKELQKAYKTSKTVVKEEKVGRNDACPCGSGKKYKKCCGK